In the genome of Halapricum salinum, one region contains:
- the nth gene encoding endonuclease III yields MGTPLDSREAQVEEVIDRLHKEYPDSTISLNFATRLELLVAVVLSAQCTDERVNQVTEDLFEKYESAEDYAAADEEQLAEDIYGITFHNNKAGYLKGIGEILLEEHGGDVPDTMTALTDLPGVGRKTANVVLQHGHDVVEGIVVDTHVQRITRRLGLTEEERPEAIEEDLMPVVPEDEWQAFTHLLISHGRAVCTARNPDCTDCELEDLCPSSKLDHDTDLASGEVWS; encoded by the coding sequence ATGGGCACACCACTGGATTCGCGCGAGGCACAGGTCGAGGAAGTCATCGATCGCCTCCACAAAGAGTATCCCGACTCGACGATCTCACTGAATTTTGCGACGCGGCTCGAACTACTGGTCGCGGTCGTCCTCTCCGCACAGTGTACCGACGAACGCGTCAATCAGGTCACCGAGGATCTCTTCGAGAAATACGAGTCGGCCGAGGACTACGCCGCAGCCGACGAGGAGCAACTGGCCGAGGACATCTACGGGATCACGTTCCACAACAACAAGGCGGGCTACCTGAAAGGGATCGGTGAGATTCTCCTCGAAGAGCACGGCGGCGACGTTCCGGACACGATGACGGCGCTGACGGATCTGCCGGGCGTGGGCCGCAAGACTGCCAACGTCGTCCTCCAGCACGGCCACGACGTCGTCGAAGGGATCGTCGTCGACACGCACGTCCAGCGGATCACACGCCGACTTGGACTCACCGAGGAGGAGCGTCCAGAGGCCATCGAGGAAGACCTGATGCCTGTCGTCCCAGAAGACGAATGGCAGGCGTTCACCCACCTGCTCATCAGTCACGGACGCGCGGTCTGTACCGCGCGGAACCCCGACTGCACCGACTGTGAACTCGAAGACCTCTGTCCGTCCTCGAAACTCGATCACGACACCGATCTCGCCAGCGGCGAGGTGTGGTCCTGA
- a CDS encoding DUF7321 family protein: protein MFGLSETAISALVVLAVTISFPCFLYGAWIMIDNDPITWDILVWHLKYILVGLALTTIPMLFWMLPRLLQQFGGFGVFHAVIGLHAYAFLLFGFTGIVRIFRAKWRHDLYHDYDEDVLLDEIGGERMDHWRARLRIGVVGYVVLWIGAYLTGLAKFFIRYDPLRFL, encoded by the coding sequence ATGTTCGGGCTCTCGGAGACGGCGATCTCGGCGCTGGTCGTGCTCGCGGTGACGATCAGTTTCCCCTGCTTTCTGTACGGGGCCTGGATCATGATCGACAACGACCCGATCACCTGGGACATCCTGGTCTGGCATCTCAAGTACATCCTCGTCGGCCTCGCGCTGACGACGATCCCGATGCTGTTCTGGATGCTCCCGCGACTCCTCCAGCAGTTCGGTGGATTCGGCGTCTTCCACGCCGTGATCGGGCTACACGCCTACGCGTTCCTCCTGTTCGGGTTCACCGGGATCGTCCGGATCTTCCGGGCGAAGTGGCGTCACGACCTCTATCACGACTACGACGAGGACGTCCTGCTGGACGAGATCGGCGGCGAGAGAATGGATCACTGGCGCGCGCGTCTGCGGATCGGCGTCGTCGGCTACGTCGTCCTCTGGATCGGTGCGTATCTCACCGGACTGGCCAAGTTCTTCATCAGGTACGATCCCCTTCGATTCCTCTGA
- a CDS encoding DUF7319 domain-containing protein — MGSSGSSTGDGDERVPTDERDSASEADDLSTEQLREQVEQKYDFENFGPREMDEMSAEEWEAAFDPDSWITGPELLDRVEADLKQRVLDRDVFARIERHEDYLLAYSDTGFAVVYPDGSVQGEGTVLRDVKPTIALCSMDDYDVPDVPEGEILPKPQEIPEGGTELGNWMLQIVAFAQVAAGLGLLGAGVFFNRGIIAIVAGVFFLVIAVGLFFTVANARLSDRFRAEEFRERLRAMNVESGERPDFLPVDEDGQIVDDQIDDEEAVLPPREDPDGA; from the coding sequence ATGGGTAGCTCCGGTTCCTCGACTGGCGACGGGGACGAGCGGGTCCCGACCGACGAGCGTGATAGCGCAAGCGAGGCGGACGACCTCTCAACCGAACAGCTCCGCGAGCAGGTCGAACAGAAGTACGACTTCGAGAACTTCGGTCCGCGGGAGATGGACGAGATGAGCGCCGAGGAGTGGGAGGCGGCGTTCGATCCAGACAGCTGGATCACGGGTCCCGAACTGCTCGACCGCGTGGAAGCCGACCTCAAACAGCGTGTACTCGACCGGGACGTCTTCGCCCGGATCGAACGACACGAGGACTATCTGCTGGCCTACTCCGACACCGGGTTCGCCGTCGTCTATCCCGATGGCAGCGTCCAGGGCGAGGGGACCGTGCTGCGCGACGTCAAACCCACGATCGCGCTGTGCTCGATGGACGACTACGACGTGCCCGACGTTCCTGAAGGGGAGATTCTACCCAAACCCCAGGAGATTCCCGAGGGCGGGACGGAACTGGGCAACTGGATGCTCCAGATCGTCGCGTTCGCCCAGGTGGCGGCGGGGCTGGGACTGCTCGGCGCAGGGGTCTTCTTCAACAGGGGGATCATCGCCATCGTCGCCGGCGTGTTCTTCCTGGTCATCGCCGTCGGCTTGTTCTTCACCGTCGCGAACGCGCGACTCTCCGACCGCTTCCGTGCCGAGGAGTTCCGCGAGCGCTTGCGGGCGATGAACGTCGAGTCGGGCGAGCGACCGGACTTCCTGCCGGTCGACGAGGACGGACAGATCGTCGACGACCAGATCGACGACGAGGAGGCGGTCCTGCCGCCCCGCGAGGACCCAGACGGGGCGTGA
- a CDS encoding plastocyanin/azurin family copper-binding protein, whose amino-acid sequence MNRRDFLRTAGGAAGGTAALAASGSASAAESGGGGGGGSTRPQWPSYVSDADNQGYQDLRDQDEVTISVDSNFFDPTFIWVSPETTITWSFDASGHNVKFNSQPEGAELAGTAGGEFDVIETGQTHSVTPTTGGIYTYYCGPHEGQGMKGAIAVGDDVSTQTVGGGGGGGEPNPEHMGVPFQAHFVGLATLLMIGVSYVFTFFFLKYGESSHTKGGSN is encoded by the coding sequence ATGAACAGGCGGGACTTTCTCCGAACGGCAGGCGGTGCTGCCGGTGGGACGGCCGCACTCGCCGCTAGCGGTTCCGCGAGCGCCGCCGAGAGCGGCGGCGGAGGCGGTGGCGGCTCCACCCGTCCGCAGTGGCCGTCGTACGTCAGCGACGCCGACAACCAGGGCTATCAGGACCTCCGAGACCAAGACGAAGTGACGATCTCGGTCGACAGCAACTTCTTCGACCCGACGTTCATCTGGGTCTCCCCTGAGACGACGATCACCTGGAGTTTCGACGCCTCGGGCCACAACGTGAAGTTCAACAGCCAGCCAGAAGGAGCCGAGCTGGCTGGCACGGCCGGCGGCGAGTTCGACGTCATCGAAACAGGCCAGACGCATAGCGTCACGCCCACGACCGGTGGTATCTACACGTACTACTGTGGCCCACACGAGGGCCAGGGCATGAAAGGTGCGATCGCCGTCGGCGACGACGTCTCCACCCAGACCGTCGGCGGTGGCGGCGGTGGCGGCGAACCGAACCCCGAGCACATGGGGGTTCCGTTCCAGGCCCATTTCGTCGGCCTCGCGACGTTGTTGATGATCGGCGTCTCGTACGTCTTCACGTTCTTCTTCCTGAAGTACGGCGAATCGTCACACACCAAAGGAGGCAGTAACTGA
- a CDS encoding DUF7318 family protein gives MSSSGSTYGAIHRYEPPRESAAAALAIVLLTIVEVVFVGLFTWGLVSGWGLSPTGNMFLGGVLAIIFMDLAFILMLYRKEFLPDVMIVKKRRRKWEDLYVREEDVDGTTLTDGAMDNIKRALYPYYKR, from the coding sequence ATGTCCTCATCAGGAAGCACCTACGGCGCGATCCACCGCTACGAACCGCCGCGTGAGAGCGCGGCCGCAGCGCTCGCGATCGTTCTGTTGACGATCGTCGAGGTCGTCTTCGTCGGGCTGTTCACGTGGGGTCTCGTCAGCGGCTGGGGGCTCTCCCCGACGGGGAACATGTTCCTCGGCGGCGTCCTCGCGATCATCTTCATGGATCTGGCGTTCATTCTCATGCTGTACCGCAAGGAGTTCCTCCCGGACGTGATGATCGTCAAGAAACGCCGTCGCAAGTGGGAGGATCTCTACGTCCGTGAGGAAGACGTCGACGGAACGACGCTGACCGACGGAGCGATGGACAACATCAAACGCGCACTCTACCCCTACTACAAGCGATAA
- a CDS encoding cytochrome b — MPLDEDKYPSESGRRRFVKGVVGSAALGTVATGTAATVEMATSAAGAGGGITPFIAIENTDGPAPRGMPMVPIEIKNGNEIHGTWPEVETVERQGREIQVAQMDMGGITYSSTWYQYCGVQTYEGIVPDADQDNAFRSSSGTYDWQDEVEDGSVLTLDMFDDYEEWGNGIGRAGLGKPAVANWRSEGDVETIPVQVLRSPEVSKMVNGEGRYSSLSGTVRSFLEEATSDDVMAWLNKCTHFCCVPGFKAYDGSAKFGGSDRVYCQCHQSIYNPFNPIETTYTALPRPDE; from the coding sequence ATGCCACTAGACGAAGACAAATACCCAAGCGAGTCAGGCCGTCGCCGCTTCGTGAAAGGCGTCGTCGGCAGCGCCGCACTCGGAACCGTCGCGACGGGAACAGCCGCGACCGTCGAGATGGCGACATCGGCCGCCGGGGCCGGTGGCGGTATCACACCGTTCATCGCGATCGAGAACACCGACGGACCCGCGCCGCGCGGGATGCCGATGGTCCCGATCGAGATCAAAAACGGTAACGAGATTCACGGCACCTGGCCCGAAGTCGAGACCGTCGAACGCCAGGGGCGTGAAATCCAGGTCGCACAGATGGACATGGGTGGAATCACGTACAGTTCCACCTGGTACCAGTACTGTGGCGTCCAGACCTACGAAGGGATCGTTCCCGACGCCGATCAGGACAACGCGTTTCGCTCCAGCAGTGGCACCTACGACTGGCAGGACGAGGTCGAAGACGGGAGCGTCCTGACGCTGGATATGTTCGACGACTACGAGGAGTGGGGCAACGGGATCGGCCGTGCAGGGCTGGGCAAGCCCGCAGTCGCCAACTGGCGCTCGGAAGGCGACGTCGAAACTATCCCGGTGCAGGTACTTCGCAGCCCGGAAGTCAGCAAGATGGTCAACGGCGAAGGCCGATACAGTTCGCTATCGGGGACCGTGCGAAGCTTCCTCGAAGAAGCCACCTCCGACGACGTGATGGCCTGGCTGAACAAGTGTACCCACTTCTGCTGTGTCCCGGGGTTCAAAGCCTACGATGGCAGTGCGAAGTTCGGCGGTTCGGACCGTGTCTACTGTCAGTGCCACCAGTCGATCTACAACCCGTTCAACCCGATCGAAACGACCTACACCGCCCTTCCGCGGCCGGACGAGTGA
- a CDS encoding cytochrome b, which yields MSLERKDDHDHKAWMETRDLSRIEGVYLMTLMWLDKRLRIVDYLELLEDLYYKVNLQMPKSHTEQYGLDNKFWYWYPLYALGSFSTLAYIVAAISGALLGFYYTPGAGASETSSMAYQQIEFIMVDLNFGFFLRSLHRWAAQVMVAAVFLHMLRVYFTGAYKEPRELNWLIGIVLISLTMVFGYTGYLLPWDQLAFWAGQIGVEMSLSIPLIGEWVAQLMFGGFTPNPATLQRMYILHVFFLPFIVTALIAIHIGIVWMQGIAEPH from the coding sequence ATGAGTCTCGAACGCAAAGACGACCACGACCACAAAGCCTGGATGGAGACCCGCGATCTCTCGCGGATCGAGGGTGTCTATCTGATGACGCTGATGTGGCTCGACAAGCGGCTTCGGATCGTCGACTACCTCGAACTGCTGGAGGATCTGTACTACAAGGTCAACCTCCAGATGCCAAAGAGCCACACCGAACAGTACGGCCTTGACAACAAGTTCTGGTACTGGTACCCCCTGTACGCGCTGGGGTCGTTCTCGACGCTCGCGTACATCGTCGCGGCAATCTCCGGAGCCCTCCTCGGGTTCTACTACACGCCCGGTGCGGGCGCAAGTGAGACGTCCTCGATGGCATACCAGCAGATCGAGTTCATCATGGTGGATCTGAACTTCGGCTTCTTCCTCCGGAGTCTCCACCGCTGGGCGGCCCAGGTCATGGTTGCGGCCGTGTTCCTGCACATGCTCCGTGTGTACTTCACGGGTGCGTACAAGGAGCCGCGTGAGCTCAACTGGCTAATCGGGATCGTGCTGATCAGTCTGACGATGGTCTTCGGGTACACGGGCTACCTGCTGCCGTGGGACCAGCTAGCCTTCTGGGCCGGCCAGATTGGCGTCGAGATGAGCCTCTCGATCCCGCTCATCGGAGAGTGGGTCGCTCAGTTGATGTTCGGCGGATTCACGCCCAACCCGGCCACGTTGCAACGGATGTATATCCTGCACGTGTTCTTCCTGCCGTTCATCGTGACGGCACTGATCGCCATCCACATCGGAATCGTCTGGATGCAGGGCATCGCGGAACCGCACTGA
- a CDS encoding cytochrome b family protein, protein MTEETDTTDAEERTDGGGTGIVPPDDETPTWSERKARKEGLPRLTYEYFERSRREDQDLRQQSSYVERDVLGFPAWPHEMIRNLAITSFFIGLIIMLAATLPPHIGPPANPSQTPEVILPDWYLYWSFGLLKLGFLNPDLALLGGEQIMADRTYGVVANLVIVGAIAIVPFLNKGSARRPVEQPFWGAVGVAGVVFAATIAALSVKNLLPIDAKLTQDLTFLLPFVFGFITYAVLKSMREGYMFNLNRRYYRLRPPK, encoded by the coding sequence ATGACTGAAGAAACAGACACCACGGACGCGGAGGAACGGACCGACGGCGGCGGGACCGGCATCGTCCCACCGGACGACGAGACACCGACCTGGAGCGAGCGCAAAGCACGCAAAGAGGGACTCCCGCGGCTGACCTACGAGTACTTCGAGCGCTCTCGGCGAGAAGATCAGGACCTGCGCCAGCAATCGAGTTACGTCGAGCGTGACGTGCTCGGATTCCCGGCCTGGCCCCACGAGATGATCCGGAATCTCGCGATTACGAGCTTCTTCATCGGTCTGATCATCATGCTGGCGGCGACGCTACCGCCGCACATCGGGCCGCCAGCCAACCCGAGCCAGACGCCGGAAGTCATCCTGCCGGACTGGTATCTGTACTGGTCCTTTGGTCTGCTCAAGCTCGGCTTCCTCAACCCCGATCTGGCGCTGCTCGGCGGGGAGCAGATCATGGCCGACCGGACGTACGGTGTCGTGGCGAACCTCGTGATCGTCGGTGCGATCGCGATCGTGCCGTTCCTGAACAAGGGGAGCGCGCGTCGGCCGGTCGAACAGCCGTTCTGGGGAGCCGTCGGTGTGGCAGGCGTCGTCTTCGCGGCGACCATCGCCGCGCTGTCGGTCAAGAACCTGCTGCCGATCGACGCCAAACTCACCCAGGACCTGACGTTCCTGTTGCCGTTCGTCTTCGGCTTCATCACCTACGCCGTGTTGAAGTCGATGCGCGAGGGGTACATGTTCAACCTCAACCGTCGATACTATCGGCTCAGACCGCCGAAGTAA
- a CDS encoding DUF7315 family membrane protein has translation MADSDSDRTGRREDGTIVVPMRMYKGITVFSTLVATVLVVLGFVSFDAATRTDHLFRTTLRWVFEAVGVTLSVDVLNVLFGLLGVGLIVLGAGSYILGTRFKTEGMVDRDEGESSVEEEPGSDEDSRSASDPKPERDE, from the coding sequence ATGGCCGACTCAGACTCCGATCGGACCGGGCGACGTGAAGACGGGACGATCGTCGTCCCGATGCGGATGTACAAGGGAATTACTGTTTTCTCGACGTTAGTAGCGACGGTCCTGGTCGTACTCGGGTTCGTCAGTTTCGACGCCGCGACGCGCACGGACCACCTGTTTCGAACCACCCTTCGCTGGGTGTTCGAGGCGGTCGGAGTGACACTGTCAGTCGACGTTCTGAACGTGCTCTTTGGACTGCTCGGCGTCGGACTGATCGTCCTCGGCGCGGGGTCGTACATCCTCGGGACGCGGTTCAAAACCGAGGGGATGGTCGATAGGGACGAGGGAGAGTCTTCTGTGGAGGAAGAGCCCGGCAGCGACGAGGACTCCCGATCCGCCAGCGACCCGAAGCCAGAGCGGGACGAATAA
- a CDS encoding DUF7314 family protein, with translation MADEFVKGLGILMTAGLGWMIVAGWYLTPSFEGTQLLGEWPENPDLYAQIALAIGDGLFWFAILGTLTFWIVIPAGRKVREELDQRSA, from the coding sequence ATGGCAGACGAATTCGTGAAAGGACTAGGCATCCTGATGACCGCCGGCCTCGGGTGGATGATCGTCGCCGGCTGGTATCTGACGCCGAGTTTCGAGGGGACACAACTGCTCGGTGAGTGGCCCGAAAATCCCGATCTCTACGCACAGATCGCACTGGCGATCGGCGACGGCCTGTTCTGGTTTGCGATCCTCGGGACGCTCACATTCTGGATCGTCATTCCAGCCGGGCGCAAAGTGCGCGAAGAACTCGACCAGCGTAGCGCCTGA
- a CDS encoding DUF7839 domain-containing protein, producing the protein MVDVLANKRAATRFRILVEIADRQPAVSQGEIADAVGVTSQAVSEYIRELVEDGYVEKEGRSRYRVTKEGVDWLFQAASDVRRYTDHVTEDVLGGVQEDAAIADEPIESGARVTLSMSDGLLHARPGDHGGATGRATGAADAGDVVGVTGFEGVIEFEPGQVHVRSVPPVRSGTLSDVSAIEDALADADLVLATGVEAVAVLRAAAHEPATYFAAGEVAAEAAGRGLDVLVVATTDAVGRVTDALRDADVSYEVE; encoded by the coding sequence ATGGTTGACGTTCTCGCGAACAAGCGTGCGGCGACGCGCTTTCGCATCCTCGTCGAGATCGCGGATCGCCAGCCGGCGGTCAGCCAGGGAGAGATCGCCGACGCGGTCGGTGTCACTAGCCAGGCCGTCAGCGAGTACATCCGCGAACTCGTCGAGGACGGCTACGTCGAAAAGGAGGGGCGGTCGCGCTACCGCGTCACGAAAGAAGGCGTCGACTGGCTGTTTCAGGCCGCCAGCGATGTCCGTCGTTACACCGACCACGTCACCGAGGACGTCTTGGGTGGCGTCCAGGAAGACGCGGCGATCGCCGACGAACCCATCGAGTCCGGCGCACGTGTCACACTCTCGATGAGCGACGGGCTCCTTCACGCTCGCCCTGGCGATCACGGTGGCGCGACCGGGCGAGCGACCGGCGCGGCCGACGCTGGCGATGTCGTCGGTGTCACGGGTTTCGAAGGTGTGATCGAGTTCGAACCCGGTCAGGTTCACGTTCGGTCGGTCCCACCGGTGCGCTCGGGAACGCTCTCTGACGTCTCGGCGATCGAGGATGCGCTCGCTGACGCGGACCTCGTCCTCGCAACCGGTGTCGAGGCCGTCGCGGTGCTCCGGGCAGCTGCCCACGAACCCGCGACGTACTTCGCCGCCGGCGAAGTCGCTGCCGAGGCCGCCGGCCGTGGACTGGACGTCTTGGTGGTCGCGACGACCGACGCGGTCGGCCGCGTGACTGACGCGCTCCGGGACGCCGACGTGTCCTACGAAGTCGAGTAG
- a CDS encoding metallophosphoesterase, producing the protein MTPRFRGRAVLLEETLVCADLHLGRAETSAVEVPVGDGRDVRDRLEALCTAHDPETVVLAGDVLHAFETIPRGVERRVGEIRRRVTASGAELVVLGGNHDALLDQVWDGPVADHYRLDAETVVVHGHEDPGVDADRYVLGHDHPVIEIEAQRHPCMLRGPGGPNDAAVIVLPAFNRFTAGVVINHLHAREFQSPLVVDTDVLRPIIRDEDSGETLRFPELGAFRDRLSGR; encoded by the coding sequence ATGACACCGCGGTTCCGAGGTCGGGCCGTGTTGCTCGAGGAGACACTCGTCTGTGCGGACCTCCACCTCGGCCGCGCCGAAACGTCGGCCGTCGAGGTTCCCGTCGGCGACGGCCGAGACGTCCGTGATCGTCTCGAAGCGCTCTGTACCGCACACGATCCGGAGACGGTCGTGCTCGCTGGCGACGTACTCCACGCGTTCGAGACGATTCCGCGAGGAGTCGAACGACGAGTCGGAGAGATTCGACGGCGTGTCACCGCCAGTGGCGCGGAACTGGTCGTTCTCGGTGGGAATCACGACGCGCTGCTCGATCAGGTATGGGACGGGCCGGTGGCCGACCACTACCGACTCGACGCGGAGACGGTCGTCGTTCACGGGCACGAGGATCCAGGCGTCGATGCCGACCGGTACGTCCTCGGTCACGACCATCCCGTGATCGAAATCGAGGCGCAGCGCCACCCCTGTATGCTTCGAGGCCCGGGCGGTCCGAACGACGCAGCAGTGATCGTTCTCCCGGCGTTCAATCGGTTCACGGCAGGGGTCGTCATCAACCACCTCCATGCCCGGGAGTTCCAGTCACCGTTGGTGGTAGACACCGACGTGCTCCGACCGATTATCCGAGACGAAGATAGTGGCGAGACGCTTCGATTTCCGGAGTTAGGAGCCTTCCGCGATCGCCTCTCGGGCCGATGA
- a CDS encoding DUF7838 family putative zinc beta-ribbon protein yields the protein MGMTREQYCPNCESEQTFTRAATTHLNVGQKIKWRCDACGRQTVQIGTEIDTATI from the coding sequence ATGGGAATGACCCGCGAGCAGTACTGTCCGAACTGTGAGAGCGAGCAGACGTTCACGCGGGCGGCGACGACACACCTCAACGTCGGCCAGAAAATCAAGTGGCGCTGTGACGCGTGTGGGCGTCAGACCGTCCAGATCGGAACCGAGATCGATACTGCGACCATCTGA
- a CDS encoding cob(I)yrinic acid a,c-diamide adenosyltransferase: MKIYTGRGDDGLTDLRDMSQVSKASPRIEAYGTVDEVNALVGVVRPTDYDDIDDCLRAVQNHLHVVQADFATPEPDDDDPVVTDEHVQQAEAWIDEFTEELEPLSQFILPSGSEPGAKLHHARAVCRRGERRAVDLASSQPEVNEEAIIYLNRLSDLLFTLARVVNKREGNREENPTY, encoded by the coding sequence ATGAAGATCTACACCGGCCGTGGCGACGACGGACTGACCGACTTGCGAGACATGTCCCAGGTGTCGAAAGCGAGTCCCCGGATCGAGGCCTATGGAACCGTCGACGAGGTCAACGCACTCGTCGGCGTCGTCAGACCGACCGACTACGACGACATCGACGACTGCCTCCGGGCGGTCCAGAACCACCTTCACGTCGTCCAGGCGGACTTCGCGACACCGGAGCCGGACGACGACGATCCGGTGGTGACCGACGAGCACGTCCAGCAGGCCGAAGCGTGGATCGACGAGTTCACCGAGGAACTCGAGCCGCTCAGCCAGTTCATCCTCCCGAGTGGCTCGGAGCCGGGGGCAAAACTGCATCACGCCCGAGCGGTCTGTCGACGTGGCGAACGGCGCGCCGTCGATCTCGCCAGCTCACAGCCGGAGGTAAACGAGGAGGCGATTATCTATCTCAATCGCCTCTCGGATCTACTGTTCACGCTGGCGCGTGTCGTCAACAAACGCGAAGGGAACCGCGAAGAGAACCCGACGTACTAA
- a CDS encoding MBL fold metallo-hydrolase: MFERVSLPTPFQVGPVNAYLAGRTLVDPGPDSEEAWADLLDALDARDLGPGDIEQVLITHPHPDHFGAAHRFRENGARVVASRRATPIIEDFPGRLEYEQSFFRDFFERCGMDQTTAKTVTNLPEAYVEYAPSVGVDEQVDAGDTLVVADTTVTVDTVDGHAEGEVIFAYEHGGERTAVVGDNVLDEITPNPLLLPPREPGGPRPHVLPAYNRSLDRLRGEGYDRFLPGHRGRVEDPGARIEAIRDSHEQRTERVAELLEQPMTPVDVMHELFGDLPATEAFPGMSEAVGHLDVLRARDRVRTRERGGLVVYERR, from the coding sequence ATGTTCGAGCGGGTTTCGCTTCCGACGCCGTTTCAGGTCGGCCCAGTCAACGCCTACCTGGCCGGGCGCACGCTCGTCGACCCGGGCCCCGACAGCGAGGAAGCCTGGGCCGACCTGCTGGACGCCCTCGACGCCCGCGACCTTGGACCGGGTGACATCGAGCAGGTGCTGATAACGCATCCCCACCCCGACCACTTCGGCGCAGCACATCGATTCCGTGAGAACGGTGCGCGCGTGGTCGCGAGCCGTCGGGCGACGCCGATCATCGAGGACTTCCCAGGGCGGCTCGAATACGAGCAGTCGTTCTTCCGGGACTTCTTCGAACGATGCGGGATGGATCAGACGACCGCGAAGACGGTGACGAACCTTCCGGAAGCGTATGTCGAGTATGCGCCCAGCGTCGGCGTCGACGAGCAGGTCGACGCGGGTGATACCCTCGTCGTCGCTGATACGACGGTCACCGTCGACACCGTCGACGGTCACGCCGAAGGTGAGGTCATCTTCGCATACGAGCACGGTGGTGAACGTACCGCCGTCGTGGGCGACAACGTTCTGGACGAGATTACACCGAACCCGCTCTTGCTCCCGCCCAGAGAGCCCGGGGGCCCCCGACCCCACGTTTTGCCGGCGTACAATCGATCGCTCGATCGCCTCCGCGGCGAGGGCTACGACCGATTCCTGCCGGGCCACCGCGGGCGTGTCGAGGACCCTGGCGCTCGAATCGAGGCCATCCGTGACTCACACGAACAGCGTACCGAACGCGTCGCCGAACTGCTCGAGCAACCGATGACGCCCGTCGACGTCATGCACGAACTGTTCGGTGACCTCCCCGCGACGGAGGCCTTCCCAGGGATGAGCGAGGCCGTCGGCCACCTCGATGTCCTGCGAGCTCGCGATCGCGTCCGCACCCGTGAGAGGGGTGGGCTCGTCGTCTACGAACGCCGTTAG
- a CDS encoding DUF7553 family protein — protein sequence MNKHFEDTRYYLKRAGETAKRGVSEELEPIRDRFQSVTGGEEEPEPSRLDEIKADLKGVQEKAEGEAKEAIGEARGKIQQYRESRAAE from the coding sequence ATGAACAAGCACTTCGAAGATACGCGGTACTACCTGAAGCGAGCGGGCGAGACGGCAAAGCGCGGCGTCAGCGAGGAGCTGGAGCCGATCAGGGACCGCTTCCAGAGCGTGACCGGTGGCGAGGAAGAGCCCGAACCTTCGCGGCTAGACGAGATCAAGGCCGATCTGAAAGGTGTTCAGGAGAAAGCAGAGGGTGAAGCCAAAGAAGCGATCGGCGAGGCACGGGGGAAGATCCAGCAGTATCGGGAGTCCCGAGCGGCGGAGTAG